The following proteins are co-located in the Octopus sinensis linkage group LG24, ASM634580v1, whole genome shotgun sequence genome:
- the LOC115223832 gene encoding uncharacterized protein LOC115223832 isoform X1 yields the protein MASNPLDSSSPTPPPCTSTANSLLASTNIPLQSAGVIHEDVPLLVMPPPSKEPHQYDSKKTKEATKYSAKIFRDFCHSRGINTAIEDMAKSELDELLSDFYINVRTQGGQFYSFSSLVALRHGLNRYLKTVNIVNDPAFRKSNMSFKVALKRLKEAGKGSIEHKEPISQADMATLYSHSQVFNPNTPEGLLNKVWFEITFYFFRRGQENQRYLTPHHFGFGTDEYGRKYVYKRKSLSQYTNGCSIESNSSPLSPDSSRSARMYATGNAVCPVATFERYLRKRNPHELALFQHPRTTSFQDSIWYNASPLGKEALSTMMKRIALTAKLSRVYTNHCIRATAKFVLFQVFDAFQFDPQQGTSSSLTTPSQSLALPGISSISGLNTLSSHEMQATHDTNAGSMNYSPHPSGLRVSMVQTDTDNTFPHLPNLSEIALNRQEAMEVQSAVAAATGAIIGQPEVETYEPEPVHTIQNSKIRINQEKDLSVSFSASSRPATVFKKTYVDPEHADGMMKSLASLWRKRRLCDAKICSGNKNVTLHRLVLFAASPHLMEKNITDGADLEVNLPPGISEDGLKIFVSFLYDGVLNLNEHLYKDVERISNLLKVDKIQKHCREFAASLNEHKQMTSSPSTLTPRHRDSLPKSQSNRQTVVLTLSDDSNPADVTFDNQEQNVGLSHSHLEDVHNSLLDERLQSLNEQHNYLTSHQNQFPSTSQASSMSLQGSSSVSGIPSECGIKTEPIEILDDDVTDYNLSQEDIKQCKPNINQSGKGYTDDSSNSEPHRRSSQGHISSKVTRTYMTPSKCESGIELTPMESISTCATTGASPYPVSLVASSGETFPLYTLSSNQS from the exons ATGGCTTCCAATCCACTAGACTCGTCGTCGCCGACTCCTCCGCCGTGCACTTCTACTGCAAACTCTCTGCTTGCTAGCACTAACATTCCTTTACAATCGGCTGGAGTTATTCACGAAGATGTCCCTCTATTGGTCATGCCTCCACCATCGAAAGAACCCCATCAGTATGACAGCAAAAAAACCAAAGAAGCCACCAAGTACAGCGCGAAAATATTCCGTGACTTCTGCCATAGCCGTGGTATCAATACTGCCATTGAAGATATGGCCAAGAGTGAGTTGGATGAACTGCTCTCTGATTTCTACATCAATGTCCGTACACAAGGCGGCCAGTTCTATAGTTTTTCCTCGTTGGTTGCACTTCGCCATGGACTGAACCGTTACCTGAAAACTGTGAACATCGTGAACGACCCGGCATTCCGTAAATCGAACATGTCGTTTAAAGTGGCTTTGAAGCGACTGAAAGAAGCTGGCAAAGGGTCGATCGAACACAAAGAGCCGATCAGCCAGGCTGACATGGCTACTCTCTATTCCCACAGTCAGGTGTTTAACCCCAACACACCAGAAGGCCTCCTCAACAAGGTCTGgtttgaaattacattttatttctttcgtcGGGGACAGGAGAACCAGCGCTATCTCACCCCTCACCATTTTGGCTTTGGTACCGATGAATATGGTCGAAAATACGTCTACAAACGGAAATCGCTGTCTCAGTACACCAACGGATGTAGCATCGAATCGAACAGCTCCCCGTTGTCCCCAGACTCCAGTCGCAGTGCGAGGATGTATGCTACAGGTAATGCCGTGTGTCCAGTGGCCACGTTCGAGCGCTACCTGCGGAAGCGAAACCCGCACGAGTTAGCTCTGTTCCAGCATCCTCGGACCACATCCTTCCAGGACTCCATCTGGTATAATGCATCTCCACTCGGAAAAGAAGCTTTGTCCACGATGATGAAAAGGATAGCGCTTACGGCCAAACTCTCCCGGGTCTACACAAACCACTGCATCCGTGCAACAGCCAAGTTCGTCCTCTTTCAGGTGTTCGATGCATTTCAGTTCGACCCCCAACAAGGTACCAGCAGCTCTTTGACGACCCCATCTCAGTCGCTCGCTTTGCCCGGTATCAGTTCGATATCTGGCCTAAACACCCTGTCGTCCCACGAAATGCAGGCGACCCACGATACGAATGCGGGTTCTATGAATTACAGCCCACACCCGTCTGGCCTGCGTGTGTCAATGGTACAGACCGATACTGACAATACTTTCCCCCACCTGCCTAATTTGAGTGAAATTGCTCTGAACCGACAG GAGGCAATGGAGGTTCAGTCCGCTGTAGCAGCAGCCACTGGCGCTATTATTGGTCAGCCTGAAGTTGAGACTTATGAACCAGAACCAGTGCACACAATCCAAAATTCCAAGATAAGAATAAATCAGGAAAAAGATTTGTCTGTAAG CTTTTCCGCTTCTTCCCGCCCTGCAACCGTCTTCAAGAAAACCTATGTCGATCCAGAACATGCAGATGGGATGATGAAATCGTTGGCAAGTTTATGGAGGAAGCGGCGTTTATGTGATGCTAAAATTTGTAGTGGAAACAAAAATGTGACt TTACATCGTTTGGTTTTGTTTGCTGCCAGTCCTCACttgatggaaaaaaatattacCGATGGTGCTGACTTGGAAGTGAATCTTCCACCAGGGATTAGCGAAGACGGACTGAAAATCTTTGTCAGCTTTCTCTACGACGGTGTCCTTAACCTTAACGAACATCTGTACAAGGATGTCGAACGAATATCTAATCTCTTAAAAGTCGATAAAATTCAGAAACACTGCCGAGAGTTTGCTGCCAGTCTAAACGAACACAAGCAAATGACCAGCTCCCCGTCAACGTTGACGCCCCGTCACCGAGATTCTCTTCCCAAGTCACAGAGCAATCGTCAAACAGTGGTGTTGACATTGAGCGACGATTCCAATCCTGCTGATGTAACTTTTGACAACCAAGAACAGAACGTTGGATtgtcgcattctcacctggaagaTGTTCATAATTCGCTGCTCGACGAGAGGCTTCAGTCTCTTAACGAGCAGCATAATTATTTAACTTCTCACCAAAATCAGTTTCCTTCCACTTCCCAAGCCTCTTCCATGTCACTACAAGGTAGCAGTTCGGTCAGTGGCATTCCTTCTGAATGCGGCATCAAGACTGAACCAATTGAGATCTTAGACGATGATGTCACAGACTACAATCTCTCGCAAGAGGACATCAAACAATGCAAACCCAATATCAATCAGAGTGGCAAAGGTTACACGGACGACAGTTCCAACTCGGAACCCCATAGACGATCATCTCAAGGGCACATTTCAAGTAAGGTTACAAGAACTTATATGACACCCAGTAAATGTGAATCAGGCATAGAGTTGACCCCAATGGAAAGTATTTCTACTTGTGCCACCACAGGGGCTTCGCCCTATCCAGTCAGTTTAGTAGCTTCTTCTGGAGAGACGTTCCCACTTTATACCTTATCGTCCAACCAATCCTGA